One window of Triticum dicoccoides isolate Atlit2015 ecotype Zavitan chromosome 5A, WEW_v2.0, whole genome shotgun sequence genomic DNA carries:
- the LOC119302370 gene encoding uncharacterized protein LOC119302370, translating into MEGNNLPPGNFMQGATYGSSDLHRNPMQMHGPSSGNQGFNHSQIPGKFPMPMNQVTDSDHLSEFQFRGQRKADHHQVHHHHYHKKDSMSDDEEHGLNEDTTDSHSSKGKKGSAWQRMKWTDSMVKLLITAASYTGEDPGADLGCGRRNCAMVHKKGKWKAISKVIGERGCNVSPQQCEDKFNDLNKRYKRLTDILGQGTTCKVVENPALLDRMDNLSDKLKDDARKILSSRHLFYEEMCSYHNNNRISLPEDLPLQRSLQFALRCKEENDMMRGASGDADEDDQSSDSDYEEDNDEDHHVAHSNKGGLPMQKKMRYTADHEDAGFGNSLSAHECSQRSNPHGIALDINKVVPDGTSLALTQKGLVLQSAELEKQCLKIENEALELAEQRLKWELSSKIKDKELERMRSDNEHMKIEIKRLELEVRRKELELELKLKGNVNHS; encoded by the coding sequence ATGGAAGGCAATAACCTGCCACCTGGAAACTTTATGCAAGGAGCAACTTATGGCAGTTCAGACTTGCACCGGAATCCCATGCAAATGCACGGTCCAAGCTCCGGTAATCAGGGCTTCAACCACTCTCAGATACCTGGCAAATTCCCCATGCCTATGAACCAGGTTACAGATTCTGACCACTTGTCGGAATTTCAATTCAGAGGACAAAGGAAGGCTGATCACCACCAGGTCCACCACCACCACTATCACAAGAAGGACTCCATGAGCGATGATGAGGAGCATGGTCTGAACGAGGATACCACTGATAGCCACAGCAGCAAGGGAAAGAAGGGCTCAGCATGGCAGCGGATGAAGTGGACGGATTCAATGGTTAAGCTTTTAATTACTGCAGCGTCCTACACTGGTGAGGATCCAGGAGCTGATTTAGGATGTGGAAGGAGGAACTGTGCAATGGTGCATAAAAAAGGCAAGTGGAAGGCAATATCAAAGGTGATAGGCGAGCGAGGTTGCAATGTGTCACCGCAGCAGTGCGAGGATAAGTTCAATGACCTCAATAAGAGATACAAAAGGCTTACAGATATCCTTGGTCAGGGTACAACTTGCAAGGTTGTGGAGAATCCAGCACTTTTGGATCGCATGGATAATCTCTCTGACAAGTTGAAAGATGACGCAAGGAAGATACTGAGCTCAAGGCACTTATTCTATGAGGAGATGTGCTCCTACCATAATAATAACCGGATTAGTTTGCCTGAAGATCTTCCACTTCAGCGTTCACTGCAGTTTGCTCTTAGGTGCAAAGAGGAAAATGATATGATGAGAGGAGCAAGTGGAGATGCCGATGAAGATGACCAGAGTTCAGACTCTGAttatgaggaagataatgatgaggaCCATCATGTGGCGCATAGCAATAAAGGGGGCTTACCCATGCAAAAGAAGATGCGGTATACAGCGGATCACGAGGATGCAGGTTTTGGGAACTCTTTGAGTGCACACGAATGTAGCCAGAGGTCTAATCCCCATGGCATCGCACTAGATATCAACAAAGTTGTTCCAGATGGAACCAGCTTGGCTTTGACACAGAAGGGCTTAGTATTGCAATCTGCAGAACTTGAAAAACAGTGCTTGAAAATCGAAAATGAGGCACTGGAGCTTGCAGAACAACGCCTCAAGTGGGAACTATCCAGTAAAATTAAGGACAAGGAACTGGAAAGGATGAGGTCAGATAACGAACATATGAAGATTGAGATTAAACGCTTAGAACTGGAGGTAAGGCGCAAAGAGTTAGAGCTTGAACTCAAGCTGAAAGGAAATGTCAATCATTCATGA